A region from the Anomaloglossus baeobatrachus isolate aAnoBae1 chromosome 11, aAnoBae1.hap1, whole genome shotgun sequence genome encodes:
- the PSMC4 gene encoding 26S proteasome regulatory subunit 6B — protein sequence MEEIGVIIEKSGSQDEAPSLVSSRPVTALSFLGPEPEDLEDLYSRYKKLQQELEFLEVQEEYIKDEQKNLKKEFLHAQEEVKRIQSIPLVIGQFLEAVDQNTAIVGSTTGSNYYVRILSTIDRELLKPNASVALHKHSNALVDVLPPEADSSIMMLTSDQKPDVLYSDIGGMDIQKQEVREAVELPLTHFELYKQIGIDPPRGVLMYGPPGCGKTMLAKAVAHHTTAAFIRVVGSEFVQKYLGEGPRMVRDVFRLAKENAPAIIFIDEIDAIATKRFDAQTGADREVQRILLELLNQMDGFDQNVNVKVIMATNRADTLDPALLRPGRLDRKIEFPLPDRRQKRLIFSTITSKMNLSEEVDLEDYVARPDKISGADINSICQEGGMLAVRENRYIVLAKDFEKAYKTVIKKDEQEHEFYK from the exons ATGGAGGAGATCGGAGTGATCATAGAGAAGAGCGGCAGCCAG GATGAAGCCCCCTCTCTGGTGTCCTCGCGGCCCGTCACCGCCCTCTCGTTTCTGGGTCCGGAGCCGGAAGATCTAGAGGATCTGTACAGCCGCTATAAG aaactgcagcaggagttggaattTCTGGAAGTTCAGGAAGAATATATCAAAGACGAGCAGAAGAACCTGAAGAAGGAGTTCCTGCACGCCCAGGAGGAGGTGAAGCGCATCCAGAGCATCCCGCTGGTCATCGGGCAGTTCCTGGAGGCCGTGGATCAGAACACGGCCATCGTCGGGTCCACCACTG GATCTAACTACTACGTGCGGATCCTGAGCACCATCGACCGGGAGCTGCTGAAGCCCAACGCGTCCGTGGCCCTTCACAAGCACAGCAATGCGCTGGTGGACGTGCTGCCCCCGGAAGCTGACAGCAGCATCATGATGCTCACGTCAG ATCAGAAGCCAGATGTGCTGTACTCTGATATCGGGGGCATGGACATCCAGAAGCAGGAGGTGCGGGAGGCGGTGGAGCTGCCCCTCACTCACTTTGAGCTTTATAAACAG ATTGGAATCGATCCTCCCCGGGGGGTCCTGATGTACGGACCCCCAGGCTGCGGGAAGACCATGCTGGCCAAAGCCGTGGCCCATCACACCACAG CGGCCTTCATCCGCGTGGTGGGCTCGGAGTTCGTGCAGAAGTATCTGGGCGAGGGTCCCCGGATGGTGAGAGATGTGTTCCGGCTCGCCAAAGAGAACGCTCCCGCCATCATTTTCATTGACGAGATCGACGCCATCGCCACTAAAAGATTTGACGCACAGACCGGAG CGGACCGCGAGGTGCAGAGGATCCTCCTGGAGCTGCTCAACCAGATGGACGGGTTCGATCAGAACGTCAACGTGAAG GTCATCATGGCCACTAACAGAGCGGACACTCTGGACCCTGCGCTCCTGCGGCCCGGGCGCCTCGACCGCAAAATCGAATTCCCCCTGCCGGACCGGAGACAGAAACGTCTCATCTTCTCCACCATCACCAGCAAGATGAACCTGTCCGAGGAGGTGGACCTGGAAGACT ACGTCGCCCGTCCTGATAAGATCTCCGGAGCCGATATCAACTCCATCTGCCAAGAG GGCGGGATGCTCGCCGTACGGGAGAACCGTTACATCGTGCTGGCGAAGGATTTCGAGAAGGCGTACAAGACCGTGATCAAGAAGGACGAGCAGGAGCACGAGTTCTACAAGTAA